In Epinephelus fuscoguttatus linkage group LG15, E.fuscoguttatus.final_Chr_v1, a genomic segment contains:
- the ubtfl gene encoding upstream binding transcription factor, like isoform X2, translating into MMNGSSSVSTAQSARIKSEPDDWTKEDCLTLLERIRSLLPDADGMKYKTTESHFDWDKVCFGSFTAEMCRQKWQKVSSEVRKYRTMTELIVDAMEFVKNPYKGKKLKTHPDFPKKPLTPYFRFFMEKRAKYAKIHPEMSNLDLTKILSKKYKELPDKKKQKYITEFQREKEEFEKNMARFKEDHPELIEERKKSDLPEKPKTPQQLWYNHEKKTYMKLHPEVSQKELKEALRRQWSQLSDKRRLKWISKALELQKDYEGSMRAYHEAHPDVNSDDHVRSVLTKAERQLKDKFDGRPTKPPPNGYSLYCAELMVNMKDVPSTERMVLCSKQWKMMTQKEKDMFQKRCEQRKKQYDIDLQRFLESLPEEERDRVMGEEKLGGARLGGGVAASPHRAKSPSVKERCREAEPETWAPAGPPKDRRDGKKAAKLPVTPKTAEEMWQHSVIGDYLAKYRSDRRKAQVAMEAAWKSMEKKEKIPWIKKAAEDQKRYEVQYHPVRELLEMRAPAAAAAPAQSQRKPKFDGEPKKPPVSGYQMFSQELLTNGELNHFSLKERMVEIGKRWHKLSQSQKDKYKKMVEEQQVEYKAELEDWVKSLSPQDRAVYKEFSSSKRRSTTKVRSSPGAKVRVTAKKAASSRATTQTVGVNKRAMAYRAKQDMTDSDEEKSDSSDSDEDDETSGSTDSDDEDDENDDEDEDDEDDEDQTSSEESSDSDSD; encoded by the exons ATGATGAACGGCAGCAGCAGCGTCTCCACGGCTCAGAGTGCCAGGATCAAAAGTGAACCAG atGATTGGACAAAGGAGGACTGTCTGACTCTGCTGGAGAGGATTCGCAGTCTCCTGCCGGACGCAGACGGGATGAAATATAAGACCACAGAGTCGCACTTCGACTGGGACAAAGTTTGTTTCGGCAGCTTCACCGCAGAAATGTGCCGCCAGAAATGGCAGAAAGTCTCATCAGAG GTTCGAAAGTACAGAACAATGACGGAGCTCATCGTGGACGCCATGGAGTTCGTCAAGAATCCGTATAAAGGCAAGAAACTGAAG ACTCATCCAGATttcccaaaaaaacccctgacTCCATACTTCCGCTTCTTCATGGAGAAACGAGCCAAGTACGCCAAAATCCACCCGGAGATGAGCAACCTGGACCTGACCAAGATCCTGTCCAAGAAGTACAAAGAGCTGCCCGACAAGAAGAAG CAAAAATACATCACAGAGTTCCAGCGAGAGAAGGAGGAGTTTGAGAAGAACATGGCTCGATTCAA GGAGGACCATCCGGAGCTGattgaggagaggaagaagtcCGACCTGCCAGAGAAACCCAAAACTCCTCAACAGCTGTGGTACAACCACGAGAAGAAGACCTACATGAAGCTCCACCCAGAG GTGAGTCAGAAGGAGCTGAAGGAGGCTCTGAGGAGACAGTGGTCCCAACTGTCTGACAAGAGAAGACTCAAGTGGATCAGCAAAGCCCTGGAGCTCCAGAAGGACTATGAG GGCAGTATGAGAGCGTATCATGAAGCTCACCCTGACGTGAACTCTGACGATCACGTCCGCTCGGTCCTCACTAAAGCAGAGAGACAGCTGAAGGACAAGTTTGACGGACGGCCTACGAAACCACCGCC TAACGGCTACTCTCTGTACTGTGCGGAGCTGATGGTGAACATGAAGGACGTCCCGAGCACGGAGCGGATGGTGCTGTGCAGTAAACAGTGGAAGATGATGACGCAGAAAGAGAAGGACATGTTCCAGAAACGCTGTGAGCAG AGAAAGAAGCAGTATGACATCGACCTGCAGCGGTTTCTGGAG AGTCTCCCGGAGGAGGAACGAGATCGAGTCATGGGTGAGGAGAAACTGGGTGGAGCCAGACTGGGAGGGGGTGTGGCCGCCAGCCCGCACAGAGCCAAGTCTCCTTCCGTCAAG GAGCGGTGTCGGGAGGCGGAGCCAGAGACGTGGGCACCTGCCGGACCACCGAAAGACAGACGGGATGGGAAGAAGGCGGCAAAGCTTCCAGTGACACCAAAAACAGCCGAGGAGATGTGGCAGCACAGTGTGATTGGAGACTACCTGGCTAAATACAGA AGCGACCGCAGGAAGGCTCAGGTGGCGATGGAGGCGGCCTGGAAGTCGatggagaagaaggagaagattCCTTGGATCAAGAAGGCAGCAGAGGATCAGAAGCGTTACGAGGTTCAGTACCATCCCGTG AGGGAGCTGTTGGAGATGAGAGCTCCAGCGGCGGCAGCGGCGCCGGCTCAGAGCCAGAGGAAACCCAAGTTTGATGGAGAACCGAAGAAACCTCCAGT GAGCGGGTATCAGATGTTCTCCCAGGAGCTGCTGACCAACGGCGAGCTGAATCACTTCAGCCTGAAGGAGCGCATGGTGGAGATCGGGAAGAGGTGGCACAAACTGAGCCAGAGTCAGAAAGACAAGTACAAGAAGAtggtggaggagcagcaggtggagtACAAGGCCGAGCTGGAGGACTGGGTCAAG TCTCTGTCTCCTCAGGACCGAGCCGTCTACAAAGAGTTCTCCTCCTCG AAACGTCGCAGCACCACAAAAGTTCGCAGCAGTCCTGGAGCTAAAGTCCGTGTGACGGCGAAGAAGGCGGCCAGTTCAAGAGCCACCACGCAAACAGTCGGCGTGAACAAGAGAGCCATGGCCTACAGAGCCAAG CAGGACATGACCGACTCAGACGAGGAGAAGAGTGACTCGTCTGACTCTGACGAAGATGACGAGACTTCAGGAAGCACCGACAGCGAcgatgaggatgatgag aATGACGATGAGGACGAGGATGACGAGGACGATGAAGATCAGACCTCCTCAGAGGAATCTAGTGACTCAGACTCGGACTag
- the ubtfl gene encoding upstream binding transcription factor, like isoform X4 has translation MMNGSSSVSTAQSARIKSEPADDWTKEDCLTLLERIRSLLPDADGMKYKTTESHFDWDKVCFGSFTAEMCRQKWQKVSSEVRKYRTMTELIVDAMEFVKNPYKGKKLKTHPDFPKKPLTPYFRFFMEKRAKYAKIHPEMSNLDLTKILSKKYKELPDKKKQKYITEFQREKEEFEKNMARFKEDHPELIEERKKSDLPEKPKTPQQLWYNHEKKTYMKLHPEVSQKELKEALRRQWSQLSDKRRLKWISKALELQKDYEGSMRAYHEAHPDVNSDDHVRSVLTKAERQLKDKFDGRPTKPPPNGYSLYCAELMVNMKDVPSTERMVLCSKQWKMMTQKEKDMFQKRCEQRKKQYDIDLQRFLESLPEEERDRVMGEEKLGGARLGGGVAASPHRAKSPSVKERCREAEPETWAPAGPPKDRRDGKKAAKLPVTPKTAEEMWQHSVIGDYLAKYRSDRRKAQVAMEAAWKSMEKKEKIPWIKKAAEDQKRYERELLEMRAPAAAAAPAQSQRKPKFDGEPKKPPVSGYQMFSQELLTNGELNHFSLKERMVEIGKRWHKLSQSQKDKYKKMVEEQQVEYKAELEDWVKSLSPQDRAVYKEFSSSKRRSTTKVRSSPGAKVRVTAKKAASSRATTQTVGVNKRAMAYRAKQDMTDSDEEKSDSSDSDEDDETSGSTDSDDEDDENDDEDEDDEDDEDQTSSEESSDSDSD, from the exons ATGATGAACGGCAGCAGCAGCGTCTCCACGGCTCAGAGTGCCAGGATCAAAAGTGAACCAG cagatGATTGGACAAAGGAGGACTGTCTGACTCTGCTGGAGAGGATTCGCAGTCTCCTGCCGGACGCAGACGGGATGAAATATAAGACCACAGAGTCGCACTTCGACTGGGACAAAGTTTGTTTCGGCAGCTTCACCGCAGAAATGTGCCGCCAGAAATGGCAGAAAGTCTCATCAGAG GTTCGAAAGTACAGAACAATGACGGAGCTCATCGTGGACGCCATGGAGTTCGTCAAGAATCCGTATAAAGGCAAGAAACTGAAG ACTCATCCAGATttcccaaaaaaacccctgacTCCATACTTCCGCTTCTTCATGGAGAAACGAGCCAAGTACGCCAAAATCCACCCGGAGATGAGCAACCTGGACCTGACCAAGATCCTGTCCAAGAAGTACAAAGAGCTGCCCGACAAGAAGAAG CAAAAATACATCACAGAGTTCCAGCGAGAGAAGGAGGAGTTTGAGAAGAACATGGCTCGATTCAA GGAGGACCATCCGGAGCTGattgaggagaggaagaagtcCGACCTGCCAGAGAAACCCAAAACTCCTCAACAGCTGTGGTACAACCACGAGAAGAAGACCTACATGAAGCTCCACCCAGAG GTGAGTCAGAAGGAGCTGAAGGAGGCTCTGAGGAGACAGTGGTCCCAACTGTCTGACAAGAGAAGACTCAAGTGGATCAGCAAAGCCCTGGAGCTCCAGAAGGACTATGAG GGCAGTATGAGAGCGTATCATGAAGCTCACCCTGACGTGAACTCTGACGATCACGTCCGCTCGGTCCTCACTAAAGCAGAGAGACAGCTGAAGGACAAGTTTGACGGACGGCCTACGAAACCACCGCC TAACGGCTACTCTCTGTACTGTGCGGAGCTGATGGTGAACATGAAGGACGTCCCGAGCACGGAGCGGATGGTGCTGTGCAGTAAACAGTGGAAGATGATGACGCAGAAAGAGAAGGACATGTTCCAGAAACGCTGTGAGCAG AGAAAGAAGCAGTATGACATCGACCTGCAGCGGTTTCTGGAG AGTCTCCCGGAGGAGGAACGAGATCGAGTCATGGGTGAGGAGAAACTGGGTGGAGCCAGACTGGGAGGGGGTGTGGCCGCCAGCCCGCACAGAGCCAAGTCTCCTTCCGTCAAG GAGCGGTGTCGGGAGGCGGAGCCAGAGACGTGGGCACCTGCCGGACCACCGAAAGACAGACGGGATGGGAAGAAGGCGGCAAAGCTTCCAGTGACACCAAAAACAGCCGAGGAGATGTGGCAGCACAGTGTGATTGGAGACTACCTGGCTAAATACAGA AGCGACCGCAGGAAGGCTCAGGTGGCGATGGAGGCGGCCTGGAAGTCGatggagaagaaggagaagattCCTTGGATCAAGAAGGCAGCAGAGGATCAGAAGCGTTACGAG AGGGAGCTGTTGGAGATGAGAGCTCCAGCGGCGGCAGCGGCGCCGGCTCAGAGCCAGAGGAAACCCAAGTTTGATGGAGAACCGAAGAAACCTCCAGT GAGCGGGTATCAGATGTTCTCCCAGGAGCTGCTGACCAACGGCGAGCTGAATCACTTCAGCCTGAAGGAGCGCATGGTGGAGATCGGGAAGAGGTGGCACAAACTGAGCCAGAGTCAGAAAGACAAGTACAAGAAGAtggtggaggagcagcaggtggagtACAAGGCCGAGCTGGAGGACTGGGTCAAG TCTCTGTCTCCTCAGGACCGAGCCGTCTACAAAGAGTTCTCCTCCTCG AAACGTCGCAGCACCACAAAAGTTCGCAGCAGTCCTGGAGCTAAAGTCCGTGTGACGGCGAAGAAGGCGGCCAGTTCAAGAGCCACCACGCAAACAGTCGGCGTGAACAAGAGAGCCATGGCCTACAGAGCCAAG CAGGACATGACCGACTCAGACGAGGAGAAGAGTGACTCGTCTGACTCTGACGAAGATGACGAGACTTCAGGAAGCACCGACAGCGAcgatgaggatgatgag aATGACGATGAGGACGAGGATGACGAGGACGATGAAGATCAGACCTCCTCAGAGGAATCTAGTGACTCAGACTCGGACTag
- the ubtfl gene encoding upstream binding transcription factor, like isoform X6: MMNGSSSVSTAQSARIKSEPADDWTKEDCLTLLERIRSLLPDADGMKYKTTESHFDWDKVCFGSFTAEMCRQKWQKVSSEVRKYRTMTELIVDAMEFVKNPYKGKKLKTHPDFPKKPLTPYFRFFMEKRAKYAKIHPEMSNLDLTKILSKKYKELPDKKKQKYITEFQREKEEFEKNMARFKEDHPELIEERKKSDLPEKPKTPQQLWYNHEKKTYMKLHPEVSQKELKEALRRQWSQLSDKRRLKWISKALELQKDYEGSMRAYHEAHPDVNSDDHVRSVLTKAERQLKDKFDGRPTKPPPNGYSLYCAELMVNMKDVPSTERMVLCSKQWKMMTQKEKDMFQKRCEQRKKQYDIDLQRFLESLPEEERDRVMGEEKLGGARLGGGVAASPHRAKSPSVKERCREAEPETWAPAGPPKDRRDGKKAAKLPVTPKTAEEMWQHSVIGDYLAKYRSDRRKAQVAMEAAWKSMEKKEKIPWIKKAAEDQKRYEVQYHPVRELLEMRAPAAAAAPAQSQRKPKFDGEPKKPPVSGYQMFSQELLTNGELNHFSLKERMVEIGKRWHKLSQSQKDKYKKMVEEQQVEYKAELEDWVKSLSPQDRAVYKEFSSSFFRARLHQSLCEEQISEYSCRCRR; encoded by the exons ATGATGAACGGCAGCAGCAGCGTCTCCACGGCTCAGAGTGCCAGGATCAAAAGTGAACCAG cagatGATTGGACAAAGGAGGACTGTCTGACTCTGCTGGAGAGGATTCGCAGTCTCCTGCCGGACGCAGACGGGATGAAATATAAGACCACAGAGTCGCACTTCGACTGGGACAAAGTTTGTTTCGGCAGCTTCACCGCAGAAATGTGCCGCCAGAAATGGCAGAAAGTCTCATCAGAG GTTCGAAAGTACAGAACAATGACGGAGCTCATCGTGGACGCCATGGAGTTCGTCAAGAATCCGTATAAAGGCAAGAAACTGAAG ACTCATCCAGATttcccaaaaaaacccctgacTCCATACTTCCGCTTCTTCATGGAGAAACGAGCCAAGTACGCCAAAATCCACCCGGAGATGAGCAACCTGGACCTGACCAAGATCCTGTCCAAGAAGTACAAAGAGCTGCCCGACAAGAAGAAG CAAAAATACATCACAGAGTTCCAGCGAGAGAAGGAGGAGTTTGAGAAGAACATGGCTCGATTCAA GGAGGACCATCCGGAGCTGattgaggagaggaagaagtcCGACCTGCCAGAGAAACCCAAAACTCCTCAACAGCTGTGGTACAACCACGAGAAGAAGACCTACATGAAGCTCCACCCAGAG GTGAGTCAGAAGGAGCTGAAGGAGGCTCTGAGGAGACAGTGGTCCCAACTGTCTGACAAGAGAAGACTCAAGTGGATCAGCAAAGCCCTGGAGCTCCAGAAGGACTATGAG GGCAGTATGAGAGCGTATCATGAAGCTCACCCTGACGTGAACTCTGACGATCACGTCCGCTCGGTCCTCACTAAAGCAGAGAGACAGCTGAAGGACAAGTTTGACGGACGGCCTACGAAACCACCGCC TAACGGCTACTCTCTGTACTGTGCGGAGCTGATGGTGAACATGAAGGACGTCCCGAGCACGGAGCGGATGGTGCTGTGCAGTAAACAGTGGAAGATGATGACGCAGAAAGAGAAGGACATGTTCCAGAAACGCTGTGAGCAG AGAAAGAAGCAGTATGACATCGACCTGCAGCGGTTTCTGGAG AGTCTCCCGGAGGAGGAACGAGATCGAGTCATGGGTGAGGAGAAACTGGGTGGAGCCAGACTGGGAGGGGGTGTGGCCGCCAGCCCGCACAGAGCCAAGTCTCCTTCCGTCAAG GAGCGGTGTCGGGAGGCGGAGCCAGAGACGTGGGCACCTGCCGGACCACCGAAAGACAGACGGGATGGGAAGAAGGCGGCAAAGCTTCCAGTGACACCAAAAACAGCCGAGGAGATGTGGCAGCACAGTGTGATTGGAGACTACCTGGCTAAATACAGA AGCGACCGCAGGAAGGCTCAGGTGGCGATGGAGGCGGCCTGGAAGTCGatggagaagaaggagaagattCCTTGGATCAAGAAGGCAGCAGAGGATCAGAAGCGTTACGAGGTTCAGTACCATCCCGTG AGGGAGCTGTTGGAGATGAGAGCTCCAGCGGCGGCAGCGGCGCCGGCTCAGAGCCAGAGGAAACCCAAGTTTGATGGAGAACCGAAGAAACCTCCAGT GAGCGGGTATCAGATGTTCTCCCAGGAGCTGCTGACCAACGGCGAGCTGAATCACTTCAGCCTGAAGGAGCGCATGGTGGAGATCGGGAAGAGGTGGCACAAACTGAGCCAGAGTCAGAAAGACAAGTACAAGAAGAtggtggaggagcagcaggtggagtACAAGGCCGAGCTGGAGGACTGGGTCAAG TCTCTGTCTCCTCAGGACCGAGCCGTCTACAAAGAGTTCTCCTCCTCG tttttcagagccagactccatCAGTCGCTGTGTGAGGAGCAGATATCTGAATACAGCTGTAGGTGTCGTAGGTGA
- the ubtfl gene encoding upstream binding transcription factor, like isoform X3 — protein sequence MMNGSSSVSTAQSARIKSEPADDWTKEDCLTLLERIRSLLPDADGMKYKTTESHFDWDKVCFGSFTAEMCRQKWQKVSSEVRKYRTMTELIVDAMEFVKNPYKGKKLKTHPDFPKKPLTPYFRFFMEKRAKYAKIHPEMSNLDLTKILSKKYKELPDKKKQKYITEFQREKEEFEKNMARFKEDHPELIEERKKSDLPEKPKTPQQLWYNHEKKTYMKLHPEVSQKELKEALRRQWSQLSDKRRLKWISKALELQKDYEGSMRAYHEAHPDVNSDDHVRSVLTKAERQLKDKFDGRPTKPPPNGYSLYCAELMVNMKDVPSTERMVLCSKQWKMMTQKEKDMFQKRCEQRKKQYDIDLQRFLESLPEEERDRVMGEEKLGGARLGGGVAASPHRAKSPSVKERCREAEPETWAPAGPPKDRRDGKKAAKLPVTPKTAEEMWQHSVIGDYLAKYRSDRRKAQVAMEAAWKSMEKKEKIPWIKKAAEDQKRYEVQYHPVRELLEMRAPAAAAAPAQSQRKPKFDGEPKKPPVSGYQMFSQELLTNGELNHFSLKERMVEIGKRWHKLSQSQKDKYKKMVEEQQVEYKAELEDWVKSLSPQDRAVYKEFSSSKRRSTTKVRSSPGAKVRVTAKKAASSRATTQTVGVNKRAMAYRAKDMTDSDEEKSDSSDSDEDDETSGSTDSDDEDDENDDEDEDDEDDEDQTSSEESSDSDSD from the exons ATGATGAACGGCAGCAGCAGCGTCTCCACGGCTCAGAGTGCCAGGATCAAAAGTGAACCAG cagatGATTGGACAAAGGAGGACTGTCTGACTCTGCTGGAGAGGATTCGCAGTCTCCTGCCGGACGCAGACGGGATGAAATATAAGACCACAGAGTCGCACTTCGACTGGGACAAAGTTTGTTTCGGCAGCTTCACCGCAGAAATGTGCCGCCAGAAATGGCAGAAAGTCTCATCAGAG GTTCGAAAGTACAGAACAATGACGGAGCTCATCGTGGACGCCATGGAGTTCGTCAAGAATCCGTATAAAGGCAAGAAACTGAAG ACTCATCCAGATttcccaaaaaaacccctgacTCCATACTTCCGCTTCTTCATGGAGAAACGAGCCAAGTACGCCAAAATCCACCCGGAGATGAGCAACCTGGACCTGACCAAGATCCTGTCCAAGAAGTACAAAGAGCTGCCCGACAAGAAGAAG CAAAAATACATCACAGAGTTCCAGCGAGAGAAGGAGGAGTTTGAGAAGAACATGGCTCGATTCAA GGAGGACCATCCGGAGCTGattgaggagaggaagaagtcCGACCTGCCAGAGAAACCCAAAACTCCTCAACAGCTGTGGTACAACCACGAGAAGAAGACCTACATGAAGCTCCACCCAGAG GTGAGTCAGAAGGAGCTGAAGGAGGCTCTGAGGAGACAGTGGTCCCAACTGTCTGACAAGAGAAGACTCAAGTGGATCAGCAAAGCCCTGGAGCTCCAGAAGGACTATGAG GGCAGTATGAGAGCGTATCATGAAGCTCACCCTGACGTGAACTCTGACGATCACGTCCGCTCGGTCCTCACTAAAGCAGAGAGACAGCTGAAGGACAAGTTTGACGGACGGCCTACGAAACCACCGCC TAACGGCTACTCTCTGTACTGTGCGGAGCTGATGGTGAACATGAAGGACGTCCCGAGCACGGAGCGGATGGTGCTGTGCAGTAAACAGTGGAAGATGATGACGCAGAAAGAGAAGGACATGTTCCAGAAACGCTGTGAGCAG AGAAAGAAGCAGTATGACATCGACCTGCAGCGGTTTCTGGAG AGTCTCCCGGAGGAGGAACGAGATCGAGTCATGGGTGAGGAGAAACTGGGTGGAGCCAGACTGGGAGGGGGTGTGGCCGCCAGCCCGCACAGAGCCAAGTCTCCTTCCGTCAAG GAGCGGTGTCGGGAGGCGGAGCCAGAGACGTGGGCACCTGCCGGACCACCGAAAGACAGACGGGATGGGAAGAAGGCGGCAAAGCTTCCAGTGACACCAAAAACAGCCGAGGAGATGTGGCAGCACAGTGTGATTGGAGACTACCTGGCTAAATACAGA AGCGACCGCAGGAAGGCTCAGGTGGCGATGGAGGCGGCCTGGAAGTCGatggagaagaaggagaagattCCTTGGATCAAGAAGGCAGCAGAGGATCAGAAGCGTTACGAGGTTCAGTACCATCCCGTG AGGGAGCTGTTGGAGATGAGAGCTCCAGCGGCGGCAGCGGCGCCGGCTCAGAGCCAGAGGAAACCCAAGTTTGATGGAGAACCGAAGAAACCTCCAGT GAGCGGGTATCAGATGTTCTCCCAGGAGCTGCTGACCAACGGCGAGCTGAATCACTTCAGCCTGAAGGAGCGCATGGTGGAGATCGGGAAGAGGTGGCACAAACTGAGCCAGAGTCAGAAAGACAAGTACAAGAAGAtggtggaggagcagcaggtggagtACAAGGCCGAGCTGGAGGACTGGGTCAAG TCTCTGTCTCCTCAGGACCGAGCCGTCTACAAAGAGTTCTCCTCCTCG AAACGTCGCAGCACCACAAAAGTTCGCAGCAGTCCTGGAGCTAAAGTCCGTGTGACGGCGAAGAAGGCGGCCAGTTCAAGAGCCACCACGCAAACAGTCGGCGTGAACAAGAGAGCCATGGCCTACAGAGCCAAG GACATGACCGACTCAGACGAGGAGAAGAGTGACTCGTCTGACTCTGACGAAGATGACGAGACTTCAGGAAGCACCGACAGCGAcgatgaggatgatgag aATGACGATGAGGACGAGGATGACGAGGACGATGAAGATCAGACCTCCTCAGAGGAATCTAGTGACTCAGACTCGGACTag
- the ubtfl gene encoding upstream binding transcription factor, like isoform X1 — MMNGSSSVSTAQSARIKSEPADDWTKEDCLTLLERIRSLLPDADGMKYKTTESHFDWDKVCFGSFTAEMCRQKWQKVSSEVRKYRTMTELIVDAMEFVKNPYKGKKLKTHPDFPKKPLTPYFRFFMEKRAKYAKIHPEMSNLDLTKILSKKYKELPDKKKQKYITEFQREKEEFEKNMARFKEDHPELIEERKKSDLPEKPKTPQQLWYNHEKKTYMKLHPEVSQKELKEALRRQWSQLSDKRRLKWISKALELQKDYEGSMRAYHEAHPDVNSDDHVRSVLTKAERQLKDKFDGRPTKPPPNGYSLYCAELMVNMKDVPSTERMVLCSKQWKMMTQKEKDMFQKRCEQRKKQYDIDLQRFLESLPEEERDRVMGEEKLGGARLGGGVAASPHRAKSPSVKERCREAEPETWAPAGPPKDRRDGKKAAKLPVTPKTAEEMWQHSVIGDYLAKYRSDRRKAQVAMEAAWKSMEKKEKIPWIKKAAEDQKRYEVQYHPVRELLEMRAPAAAAAPAQSQRKPKFDGEPKKPPVSGYQMFSQELLTNGELNHFSLKERMVEIGKRWHKLSQSQKDKYKKMVEEQQVEYKAELEDWVKSLSPQDRAVYKEFSSSKRRSTTKVRSSPGAKVRVTAKKAASSRATTQTVGVNKRAMAYRAKQDMTDSDEEKSDSSDSDEDDETSGSTDSDDEDDENDDEDEDDEDDEDQTSSEESSDSDSD; from the exons ATGATGAACGGCAGCAGCAGCGTCTCCACGGCTCAGAGTGCCAGGATCAAAAGTGAACCAG cagatGATTGGACAAAGGAGGACTGTCTGACTCTGCTGGAGAGGATTCGCAGTCTCCTGCCGGACGCAGACGGGATGAAATATAAGACCACAGAGTCGCACTTCGACTGGGACAAAGTTTGTTTCGGCAGCTTCACCGCAGAAATGTGCCGCCAGAAATGGCAGAAAGTCTCATCAGAG GTTCGAAAGTACAGAACAATGACGGAGCTCATCGTGGACGCCATGGAGTTCGTCAAGAATCCGTATAAAGGCAAGAAACTGAAG ACTCATCCAGATttcccaaaaaaacccctgacTCCATACTTCCGCTTCTTCATGGAGAAACGAGCCAAGTACGCCAAAATCCACCCGGAGATGAGCAACCTGGACCTGACCAAGATCCTGTCCAAGAAGTACAAAGAGCTGCCCGACAAGAAGAAG CAAAAATACATCACAGAGTTCCAGCGAGAGAAGGAGGAGTTTGAGAAGAACATGGCTCGATTCAA GGAGGACCATCCGGAGCTGattgaggagaggaagaagtcCGACCTGCCAGAGAAACCCAAAACTCCTCAACAGCTGTGGTACAACCACGAGAAGAAGACCTACATGAAGCTCCACCCAGAG GTGAGTCAGAAGGAGCTGAAGGAGGCTCTGAGGAGACAGTGGTCCCAACTGTCTGACAAGAGAAGACTCAAGTGGATCAGCAAAGCCCTGGAGCTCCAGAAGGACTATGAG GGCAGTATGAGAGCGTATCATGAAGCTCACCCTGACGTGAACTCTGACGATCACGTCCGCTCGGTCCTCACTAAAGCAGAGAGACAGCTGAAGGACAAGTTTGACGGACGGCCTACGAAACCACCGCC TAACGGCTACTCTCTGTACTGTGCGGAGCTGATGGTGAACATGAAGGACGTCCCGAGCACGGAGCGGATGGTGCTGTGCAGTAAACAGTGGAAGATGATGACGCAGAAAGAGAAGGACATGTTCCAGAAACGCTGTGAGCAG AGAAAGAAGCAGTATGACATCGACCTGCAGCGGTTTCTGGAG AGTCTCCCGGAGGAGGAACGAGATCGAGTCATGGGTGAGGAGAAACTGGGTGGAGCCAGACTGGGAGGGGGTGTGGCCGCCAGCCCGCACAGAGCCAAGTCTCCTTCCGTCAAG GAGCGGTGTCGGGAGGCGGAGCCAGAGACGTGGGCACCTGCCGGACCACCGAAAGACAGACGGGATGGGAAGAAGGCGGCAAAGCTTCCAGTGACACCAAAAACAGCCGAGGAGATGTGGCAGCACAGTGTGATTGGAGACTACCTGGCTAAATACAGA AGCGACCGCAGGAAGGCTCAGGTGGCGATGGAGGCGGCCTGGAAGTCGatggagaagaaggagaagattCCTTGGATCAAGAAGGCAGCAGAGGATCAGAAGCGTTACGAGGTTCAGTACCATCCCGTG AGGGAGCTGTTGGAGATGAGAGCTCCAGCGGCGGCAGCGGCGCCGGCTCAGAGCCAGAGGAAACCCAAGTTTGATGGAGAACCGAAGAAACCTCCAGT GAGCGGGTATCAGATGTTCTCCCAGGAGCTGCTGACCAACGGCGAGCTGAATCACTTCAGCCTGAAGGAGCGCATGGTGGAGATCGGGAAGAGGTGGCACAAACTGAGCCAGAGTCAGAAAGACAAGTACAAGAAGAtggtggaggagcagcaggtggagtACAAGGCCGAGCTGGAGGACTGGGTCAAG TCTCTGTCTCCTCAGGACCGAGCCGTCTACAAAGAGTTCTCCTCCTCG AAACGTCGCAGCACCACAAAAGTTCGCAGCAGTCCTGGAGCTAAAGTCCGTGTGACGGCGAAGAAGGCGGCCAGTTCAAGAGCCACCACGCAAACAGTCGGCGTGAACAAGAGAGCCATGGCCTACAGAGCCAAG CAGGACATGACCGACTCAGACGAGGAGAAGAGTGACTCGTCTGACTCTGACGAAGATGACGAGACTTCAGGAAGCACCGACAGCGAcgatgaggatgatgag aATGACGATGAGGACGAGGATGACGAGGACGATGAAGATCAGACCTCCTCAGAGGAATCTAGTGACTCAGACTCGGACTag